A region of Vitis vinifera cultivar Pinot Noir 40024 chromosome 13, ASM3070453v1 DNA encodes the following proteins:
- the LOC100250488 gene encoding ethylene-responsive transcription factor WRI1 — protein MVKRSSPGSSSSPSSSSTSSDAASRPAPPSGGKPKSRKKEAKKNSNGNGSNSKNKRTSIYRGVTKHRWTGRFEAHLWDKSSWNDISNKRGRQVYLGAYYNEEAAARTYDLAALKYWGPTTPLNFPLETYQKDAEEMEKMSKEEYLALLRRQSNGFSRGVSKYRGVARHHHNGRWEARIGRVLGNKYLYLGTYSTQEEAAAAYDMAAIEYRGLNAVTNFDISNYVKLGRVEAQVQELAQQLQPNTPIGPQNELQKEEEEQLQEPVLSSSQHLPSMDSSAMEIMDPADDPDLPWNFCAYSTLLVPDVPLGKGGELSDLFYEKGFEDNIDYMFEGAAGNEEESNSAENGVKENGLSSSSSSSSGCDSASPASTTTLASCTYSM, from the exons ATGGTGAAGAGGAGCTCCCCTGGTTCTTCCTCCtccccctcctcctcctccacctcctCCGACGCCGCATCTCGCCCTGCTCCTCCCTCGGGAGGCAAGCCCAAAAGCAGGAAGAAGGAGGCGAAGAAGAATTCAAATGGCAACGGTAGCAACTCGAAAAACAAGAGAACCTCCATTTACAGGGGAGTCACCAA GCACAGATGGACGGGGAGGTTTGAAGCCCATCTGTGGGACAAGAGCTCCTGGAATGATATCTCGAACAAGAGAGGAAGACAag TCTACTTGG GTGCATACTATAATGAGGAAGCCGCTGCTCGTACCTACGATCTCGCTGCCCTTAAGTATTGGGGTCCTACTACACCCTTGAATTTTCCg CTTGAGACCTACCAGAAGGATGCGGAAGAAATGGAGAAGATGTCGAAGGAGGAATATTTAGCTCTGCTCCGCCGGCAAAGCAATGGGTTTTCCCGGGGAGTCTCTAAGTACCGCGGCGTCGCCAG GCACCACCACAATGGGCGGTGGGAGGCGCGGATCGGGCGGGTCCTTGGAAACAAATATCTCTACCTGGGAACATACA GCACACAAGAGGAGGCAGCTGCAGCATATGACATGGCAGCCATAGAATACAGAGGTCTAAATGCAGTTACCAATTTTGATATCAGCAACTATGTCAAACTGGGCCGAGTGGAAGCCCAGGTCCAGGAGCTGGCCCAACAACTCCAGCCCAATACCCCTATTGGGCCACAAAATGAATTgcaaaaggaggaagaagagcAGCTTCAGGAGCCAGTGCTTTCATCATCACAGCACCTTCCTTCCATGGACTCATCTGCAATGGAGATAATGGATCCGGCTGACGACCCTGACCTCCCATGGAACTTCTGTGCCTACAGCACCCTCCTAGTCCCGGACGTGCCCCTCGGAAAGGGTGGGGAGTTGTCGGATTTGTTTTATGAGAAGGGGTTTGAGGACAACATTGACTACATGTTTGAAGGGGCTGCAGGCAATGAGGAAGAGAGTAATAGTGCAGAAAATGGTGTAAAGGAGAATGGCTTgtcctcatcttcttcttcttcttcaggtTGTGATTCAGCATCTCCTGCCTCAACAACTACCTTGGCTTCTTGTACTTACTCTATGTGA